In Acidovorax sp. GBBC 1281, a single window of DNA contains:
- a CDS encoding DUF7822 domain-containing protein: MANRSYLYSTDHPPGAEPVGMPHQAKGIAEWNYDIPLVFKLLVSGKVTVSRSAIWPDAGEIALMGGYDEGVVRLDAFLERITLAEAQPLVEQAKAFLKASTNRGQYFLLEPGEILEMNDEPLAQQNLQLHDSIRKMDAEVEAALETLTILPRAARAPQGFLARVFGRTPRAREPAVDPLASVRSVGLGHWSNQLYYTLDHSGAASEALGK, translated from the coding sequence ATGGCAAACCGAAGCTACCTCTATTCAACCGACCACCCACCCGGCGCGGAACCCGTTGGCATGCCGCACCAGGCGAAAGGAATCGCCGAGTGGAATTACGACATTCCGCTCGTCTTCAAACTGCTGGTATCAGGCAAAGTCACGGTCTCCCGTTCTGCCATCTGGCCTGATGCTGGCGAGATCGCACTGATGGGCGGGTATGACGAAGGCGTGGTTCGCCTCGACGCCTTTCTGGAGCGCATCACCCTGGCCGAGGCACAGCCCCTGGTGGAACAAGCCAAGGCTTTTCTGAAAGCGTCCACCAACCGGGGGCAGTATTTTCTTCTGGAGCCCGGCGAAATCCTGGAGATGAACGACGAGCCCCTCGCCCAGCAGAACCTTCAGCTGCACGACAGCATCCGGAAAATGGATGCAGAGGTTGAAGCTGCGCTTGAAACGCTGACCATCCTGCCTCGTGCTGCACGGGCTCCGCAGGGCTTTCTTGCCAGAGTATTCGGGCGCACGCCCCGGGCGCGCGAGCCTGCCGTCGACCCGCTGGCGAGCGTGCGCAGCGTCGGGCTCGGACATTGGTCCAACCAGCTCTACTACACGTTGGACCATTCAGGTGCGGCCTCCGAAGCGCTGGGCAAGTGA
- a CDS encoding GFA family protein, with protein MKVEGRCYCGTIEYETQVLPGTTTVCHGADCRAQSGSAFRASIAALAAGFRRVKDTLVKSAGGAVCLCSGESPVVIIADRHGAATAGTRHPAAPDLGPP; from the coding sequence ATGAAGGTGGAAGGTCGTTGCTATTGCGGCACCATCGAATACGAAACGCAAGTGCTGCCTGGCACCACGACGGTCTGCCACGGCGCCGACTGCCGAGCCCAATCCGGTTCTGCCTTCCGGGCCAGCATTGCCGCACTGGCAGCGGGGTTCCGGCGGGTCAAGGACACTTTGGTGAAGTCTGCGGGGGGCGCTGTATGCCTGTGCTCTGGAGAATCCCCGGTCGTAATCATTGCGGATCGGCACGGTGCGGCAACGGCAGGAACGCGTCACCCCGCAGCGCCAGATTTGGGGCCGCCGTAG
- a CDS encoding LysR family transcriptional regulator: MKRAATPSAATPLAGVDRIELMQTFVRIVEAGNLSAAAQQLGTTQPTVSRRLQALERSLGLRLLQRSTHVMKLTEDGERCFAHAKALLDDWRAMEADLRGAHDAPRGTLRVLVPHAFGQEQLIAPLVDYLRQYPEVSVEWLLHDRRPDFIAEDIDCAVQVGAVDDPSVVAIHLAEVPRIVVAAPQLLLGGAVPEHASALRDLPWLALRTYYQREVSLTRVPDGAVERFAIHPRMGTDSLYALRSAALAGLGAAVASAWAVEADLRQGRLRHLAPAWQAAPLPVYLVYPHARFYPARLRRFLDAMRATLPTLSGMRAPSTAG; the protein is encoded by the coding sequence ATGAAGCGAGCCGCCACCCCATCTGCCGCCACACCCCTTGCCGGCGTGGACCGCATCGAACTGATGCAGACCTTCGTGCGCATCGTCGAGGCCGGCAACCTGTCGGCCGCCGCGCAGCAGTTGGGTACCACACAACCCACGGTGAGCCGGCGTCTACAGGCGCTGGAGCGGTCGCTGGGGCTCAGGCTGCTGCAGCGTTCCACCCATGTCATGAAGCTCACCGAAGACGGCGAGCGCTGCTTCGCGCATGCCAAGGCGCTGCTGGACGACTGGCGCGCGATGGAGGCCGACCTGCGCGGCGCGCACGATGCCCCGCGCGGCACGCTGCGCGTGCTGGTGCCGCATGCCTTCGGGCAGGAGCAGCTCATCGCGCCGTTGGTGGACTACCTGCGGCAGTATCCCGAGGTGTCGGTCGAGTGGCTGCTGCACGACCGCCGGCCCGACTTCATCGCCGAGGACATCGACTGCGCCGTGCAGGTCGGGGCGGTGGACGACCCCTCGGTGGTCGCCATCCACCTGGCCGAGGTGCCGCGCATCGTCGTCGCGGCGCCGCAGCTGCTGCTGGGCGGCGCGGTGCCAGAGCACGCGAGCGCGCTGCGCGACCTGCCCTGGCTGGCCCTGCGCACCTACTACCAGCGCGAGGTGTCCCTCACCCGCGTGCCGGACGGCGCGGTGGAGCGCTTCGCCATCCACCCACGCATGGGCACCGACAGCCTCTATGCCCTGCGCAGCGCGGCGCTGGCGGGCCTGGGCGCGGCAGTGGCTTCCGCCTGGGCGGTGGAGGCCGACCTGCGCCAGGGCCGCCTGCGGCACCTGGCGCCCGCGTGGCAGGCCGCGCCGCTGCCGGTGTATCTGGTCTATCCGCATGCGCGGTTCTATCCTGCGCGGCTGCGGCGGTTTCTGGATGCGATGCGCGCCACATTGCCCACGCTGAGTGGAATGCGGGCGCCGAGTACGGCCGGTTGA
- a CDS encoding MFS transporter encodes MSSIHNAHAAPGGGSTGVPAPLLLLLATAAGLSVASLYYSQPMLGVLGADIHAGDRAVGLVPTLTQLGYALGILLLAPLGDRYDRRRIILAKAAVLALALLMSGFAPGIGWLLVASLAVGLSATLAQDVVPAAATLAPVAHRGKVVGTVMTGLLLGILLSRVVSGFVAEHFGWRAVYVAAAGAIALVGVAAWRGLPKFEPTTTLPYRELIGSMVALWRRHGALRRAAWAQGLLSLGFSAFWSTLAVMLHGSFHLGSAAAGAFGLAGAAGALAAPLAGRIADRSGPERVTRLGAGLAVVSFAAMGLAHWLPPQAQLGLIVASAIGFDFGVQATLVAHQTIVYGIEPAARSRLNALLFTGMFVGMSAGAALGSLALAQWGWLGVVALATVASAGALAVRCLPGRGAATAAAI; translated from the coding sequence ATGTCTTCCATTCACAACGCGCATGCAGCCCCCGGTGGTGGTTCCACGGGCGTGCCGGCTCCGCTGTTGCTGTTGCTGGCCACCGCCGCGGGGCTGAGCGTGGCCTCGCTCTACTACAGCCAGCCCATGCTGGGCGTGCTGGGCGCGGACATCCACGCCGGCGACCGGGCGGTGGGCCTGGTGCCCACGCTCACGCAGCTGGGCTATGCGCTGGGCATCCTGCTGCTGGCCCCGCTGGGCGACCGCTACGACCGCCGCCGCATCATCCTGGCCAAGGCGGCCGTGCTGGCCCTTGCCTTGCTGATGAGCGGCTTTGCGCCGGGCATCGGCTGGCTGCTGGTGGCGAGTTTGGCGGTGGGCCTGTCCGCCACGCTGGCGCAGGACGTGGTGCCGGCCGCGGCCACGCTGGCGCCGGTGGCCCACCGCGGCAAGGTGGTCGGCACGGTGATGACTGGATTGCTGTTGGGCATCTTGCTGTCGCGCGTGGTGAGCGGTTTCGTGGCCGAGCATTTCGGTTGGCGCGCGGTGTACGTGGCGGCAGCGGGCGCCATTGCGCTGGTGGGCGTGGCCGCATGGCGCGGCCTGCCGAAGTTCGAGCCCACGACCACGCTGCCCTACCGCGAGTTGATCGGCTCGATGGTGGCCCTGTGGCGCCGCCATGGCGCCTTGCGCCGCGCGGCCTGGGCGCAGGGGCTGCTGTCGCTGGGCTTCAGCGCGTTCTGGTCCACGCTGGCGGTGATGCTGCACGGCTCTTTCCATCTGGGCAGCGCGGCCGCGGGCGCCTTTGGACTGGCGGGTGCTGCGGGCGCCCTGGCCGCACCGCTGGCCGGCCGCATCGCCGACCGCAGCGGCCCGGAGCGGGTGACGCGCCTGGGCGCCGGCCTGGCCGTGGTCTCCTTTGCCGCCATGGGCCTGGCCCACTGGCTGCCGCCGCAAGCCCAGCTGGGGCTGATCGTGGCGAGCGCCATCGGGTTCGACTTCGGGGTGCAGGCGACGTTGGTGGCGCACCAGACCATCGTGTATGGCATCGAGCCCGCCGCCCGCAGCCGCCTGAACGCGCTGCTGTTCACCGGCATGTTCGTGGGCATGTCGGCCGGTGCGGCGCTGGGCAGCCTGGCGCTGGCGCAGTGGGGTTGGCTGGGGGTGGTGGCGCTGGCCACCGTGGCATCCGCCGGTGCATTGGCCGTGCGCTGCCTGCCGGGCCGCGGGGCCGCCACCGCTGCGGCGATCTGA
- a CDS encoding ABC transporter substrate-binding protein, which produces MRTDTAALPPSPQRRALLQRSLAAGAAAALGLPALARPSAAGPDLSGVTLRIGTYKGLWRPLISAAGLANTPYRIEWRELNNGVLHIEAINGDALDLGSGSEIPALFAARQKAQVRFVAVTREDLNNQVTLARKDAPIHRIADLKGKRVGYVRATTSHYFLSRQLAEAGLSFADITPVSLTPSDGLSAFDRGDLDAWAIYGYNGQIARLRCGARVLKTGVGYLSGNFPLYANPRAVADPLRHAALADYLQRLRRAYLWANGNYLDYARAQAAETRVPVGDLIELWNNRSTDYDLRPVTDAVVQGHQSVADAFLQLGVLDGKAQVAPLWDRSFGPVLAGTDPAAA; this is translated from the coding sequence ATGCGCACTGACACCGCCGCCCTTCCCCCGTCCCCGCAGCGCCGCGCGCTGCTGCAACGCTCGCTGGCCGCCGGTGCCGCCGCCGCGCTGGGCCTGCCGGCCCTGGCGCGGCCATCGGCCGCGGGGCCCGACCTGTCCGGCGTCACCTTGCGCATCGGCACCTACAAGGGCCTGTGGCGCCCACTGATCAGCGCGGCCGGCCTGGCCAACACGCCCTACCGCATCGAGTGGCGCGAACTGAACAACGGCGTGCTGCACATCGAGGCCATCAACGGCGATGCGCTGGACCTGGGGTCGGGCAGCGAGATTCCGGCACTGTTCGCGGCGCGGCAAAAGGCCCAGGTGCGCTTCGTGGCCGTGACGCGCGAGGACCTCAACAACCAGGTCACGCTGGCGCGCAAGGACGCGCCCATCCACCGCATCGCTGATTTGAAAGGCAAGCGCGTGGGCTACGTGCGGGCCACCACCTCGCATTACTTCCTGAGCCGCCAGTTGGCCGAGGCGGGCCTGTCGTTCGCGGACATCACGCCGGTCAGCCTCACGCCGTCCGATGGCCTGTCGGCCTTCGACCGGGGCGACCTGGATGCCTGGGCCATCTACGGCTACAACGGGCAGATCGCCCGGCTGCGCTGCGGCGCGCGGGTGCTCAAGACCGGGGTGGGCTACCTGTCGGGCAACTTTCCGCTCTACGCCAACCCGCGCGCGGTGGCCGATCCGCTGCGCCATGCGGCATTGGCCGACTACCTGCAGCGGCTGCGCCGCGCCTACCTGTGGGCCAATGGCAACTACCTGGACTACGCGCGGGCCCAGGCCGCCGAAACCCGGGTGCCGGTGGGCGATCTGATCGAGCTGTGGAACAACCGCAGCACCGACTACGACCTGCGCCCCGTGACCGATGCCGTGGTGCAGGGCCACCAGTCCGTGGCCGATGCTTTCCTGCAACTGGGCGTGCTCGACGGCAAGGCCCAGGTGGCGCCGCTGTGGGACCGCAGCTTCGGCCCGGTGCTGGCGGGGACGGACCCCGCCGCCGCCTGA
- a CDS encoding class II aldolase/adducin family protein: MSAVLSLPTAALQRHPDPQRKDWFDAPPPRPTVEAERRHRQEQLAVAFRLFARHGFDHGLAGHITARDPEWHDHFWVNPLGLHFSRIRVSDLLLVNARGEIAIGEGPLNRAAFAIHAALHEARPDIVAAAHTHSTYGKAWSTLGRTLDPLSQDACIFYEDHALFDDFTGVVWETDEGFRISEALGARKAVILKNHGILTAGPSVESAAWWYIALENACHTQLLAEAAGTPQPIRHEVARHTHGQIGGPGGAHFTFKSLFETVVREDPGVLQ, translated from the coding sequence ATGTCTGCCGTTCTCTCGCTCCCGACCGCCGCGCTGCAGCGCCACCCCGATCCCCAGCGCAAGGACTGGTTCGACGCGCCGCCGCCGCGCCCCACGGTTGAGGCCGAGCGCCGCCACCGGCAGGAGCAGCTCGCGGTGGCGTTTCGCCTGTTCGCGCGGCATGGCTTCGACCACGGGCTGGCGGGCCACATCACGGCGCGCGATCCCGAGTGGCACGACCACTTCTGGGTGAACCCGCTGGGCCTGCATTTCTCGCGCATCCGCGTGTCGGACCTGCTGCTGGTGAACGCGCGCGGCGAGATCGCCATCGGCGAGGGGCCGCTCAACCGCGCGGCGTTCGCCATCCACGCGGCACTGCACGAGGCGCGGCCCGACATCGTGGCCGCCGCGCACACGCACTCCACGTACGGCAAGGCATGGTCCACGCTGGGGCGCACGCTCGATCCGCTGTCGCAGGACGCCTGCATCTTCTACGAAGACCATGCGCTGTTCGACGACTTCACGGGCGTGGTGTGGGAAACGGACGAGGGCTTTCGCATCAGCGAGGCGCTGGGCGCGCGCAAGGCGGTCATCCTGAAGAACCACGGCATCCTCACGGCCGGGCCCAGCGTGGAGTCGGCCGCGTGGTGGTACATCGCGCTGGAAAACGCCTGCCACACCCAGTTGCTGGCCGAGGCCGCCGGCACGCCGCAGCCCATCCGGCACGAGGTGGCGCGCCACACCCATGGGCAGATCGGCGGGCCGGGCGGGGCGCATTTCACCTTCAAGAGCCTGTTCGAGACCGTGGTGCGCGAAGACCCCGGGGTGCTGCAGTGA
- a CDS encoding acyl-CoA dehydrogenase family protein, with protein MNAPLTAGQRARTLAAEFGARAAAHDREASFPHQNFADLQQAGLLALAAPRSLGGQGASAAQLGEVIGAVAQGCPATALVLTMQYIQHRGMGRPGNAWPLALARQLVQEAVQGVSLVNALRVEPELGSPARGGLPATVARRTAEGWRLSGHKVYSTGAPALRWYVVWARTDDAEPRTGSFLVRAGQPGVRIEPTWDHLGLRASGSHDVLFDGVAVPADHVLELRLPKDWARGEPAMQAEMAVMLGSLYTGVARAARHWLVGFLQERKPASLGAPLATLARAQEAVGRIEGLLFTNDRLIAGLAAALDTGAPLPSEESGLVKATTTHNAIEAVQSALALTSNHGLARKNPLERHLRDVLCGRVHTPQDDSVYLAAGRRALGL; from the coding sequence GTGAACGCACCGCTCACCGCCGGCCAGCGGGCCCGCACGCTGGCCGCCGAGTTCGGCGCGCGCGCGGCGGCGCACGACCGCGAGGCCAGTTTTCCGCACCAGAACTTCGCCGATCTGCAGCAGGCCGGCCTGCTGGCGCTCGCTGCGCCCCGGTCCCTGGGCGGGCAGGGCGCGAGCGCCGCGCAACTGGGCGAAGTGATCGGCGCGGTGGCGCAAGGCTGCCCCGCCACGGCCCTGGTGTTGACGATGCAGTACATCCAGCACCGGGGCATGGGCCGGCCGGGCAATGCCTGGCCGCTGGCGCTGGCCCGCCAGCTGGTGCAGGAGGCGGTGCAGGGCGTGTCGCTCGTCAACGCGCTGCGGGTGGAGCCCGAGTTGGGCTCGCCCGCGCGCGGCGGGCTGCCGGCCACCGTGGCGCGGCGCACGGCAGAGGGCTGGCGGCTCAGCGGGCACAAGGTGTACAGCACCGGCGCGCCGGCGCTGCGCTGGTACGTGGTGTGGGCGCGCACGGACGATGCCGAGCCGCGCACGGGCTCCTTCCTCGTGCGGGCCGGCCAGCCCGGCGTGCGCATCGAGCCCACATGGGACCACCTGGGCCTGCGGGCCAGCGGCAGCCACGATGTGCTGTTCGATGGGGTGGCGGTGCCTGCCGACCACGTGCTGGAGCTGCGGCTTCCCAAGGACTGGGCGCGCGGCGAGCCCGCCATGCAGGCCGAGATGGCGGTGATGCTGGGCTCGCTTTATACCGGCGTGGCCCGCGCGGCGCGCCACTGGCTGGTGGGTTTTCTGCAGGAGCGAAAGCCCGCCAGCCTGGGCGCGCCGTTGGCCACGCTGGCGCGCGCGCAGGAGGCGGTGGGCCGCATCGAAGGCCTGCTGTTCACCAACGACCGGCTCATCGCCGGGCTGGCCGCCGCGCTCGACACCGGCGCTCCGCTGCCCTCCGAGGAGAGCGGGCTGGTCAAGGCCACCACCACCCACAACGCCATCGAAGCGGTGCAGTCGGCCCTGGCGCTGACCAGCAACCACGGCCTGGCGCGCAAAAACCCGCTGGAGCGCCACCTGCGCGACGTGCTGTGCGGGCGCGTGCACACGCCGCAGGACGACAGCGTGTACCTGGCGGCCGGGCGCCGCGCGCTGGGGCTGTGA
- a CDS encoding ABC transporter substrate-binding protein gives MALQRRHFHRFMTASVAAASFLSPVLGHAQQRIALRAGDQKGGLRALLEAAGELKGLPYDIQWSEFPAAAPLAEALNANAVDFGPIGDAPLLFTLAAGSQVRAFAANRSDAYGTAVLVRPDSPLKTAADLKGKRIATNRGSIGHFVTLKALESAGLKGADADVRFIPPADSKLALTQGSVDAWATWEPYTALAETSGHARVLVNGRGLSSGLSFLAATQGALDTKREALRDFKERVERAQLWSYRNARPFAESLSRIIGIPVEAAQLQFKRRATKWVDIDAAVVADQQRTADFYLGAGLLRQRLDVRQTFDTGFNRGQA, from the coding sequence ATGGCCTTGCAACGGCGACATTTCCACCGCTTCATGACGGCCTCGGTGGCCGCGGCGTCCTTTCTCTCGCCCGTGCTGGGGCACGCGCAGCAGCGGATCGCACTGCGCGCGGGCGATCAGAAGGGCGGGCTGCGCGCGCTGCTGGAGGCGGCGGGCGAGTTGAAGGGCCTGCCCTACGACATCCAGTGGAGCGAGTTCCCGGCCGCTGCGCCGCTGGCCGAGGCGCTGAACGCGAACGCGGTGGACTTCGGCCCCATCGGCGACGCGCCGCTGCTCTTCACGCTGGCGGCCGGCAGCCAGGTGCGGGCGTTCGCCGCCAACCGCTCCGACGCGTACGGCACGGCGGTGCTGGTGCGGCCCGACTCGCCCTTGAAGACGGCGGCCGACCTCAAGGGCAAGCGCATCGCCACCAACCGCGGCTCCATCGGCCACTTCGTCACGCTCAAGGCGCTGGAATCGGCTGGCCTGAAGGGCGCCGACGCTGACGTGCGGTTCATCCCACCGGCCGACTCCAAACTGGCGCTCACCCAGGGCTCGGTCGATGCCTGGGCCACCTGGGAACCGTACACGGCGCTGGCCGAGACGAGCGGGCATGCGCGGGTGCTGGTCAACGGGCGGGGTTTGTCGAGCGGGCTCAGCTTTCTCGCCGCCACGCAGGGGGCGCTGGACACCAAACGCGAAGCCCTGCGCGACTTCAAGGAGCGAGTGGAGCGCGCGCAACTCTGGTCTTACCGCAACGCCAGGCCGTTCGCCGAATCGCTGTCGCGCATCATCGGCATCCCGGTGGAGGCGGCGCAGCTGCAGTTCAAGCGCCGCGCGACGAAATGGGTGGACATCGACGCCGCGGTGGTGGCCGACCAGCAGCGCACGGCCGACTTCTACCTGGGGGCCGGGCTGCTGCGCCAGCGGCTGGACGTGCGGCAGACCTTCGATACGGGGTTCAACCGGGGCCAGGCGTGA
- a CDS encoding methionine ABC transporter ATP-binding protein: MIDLRGITQIYQGSQGPVEALRGIDLHITPGEVFGIIGRSGAGKSSLVRVINLLNRPTRGEVIVAGRDLTRLNDAQLREARRDIGMVFQHFNLLSSRTVFENAALPLELAGMDKAAIRGRVDPLLDLVGLSALRDRYPAQISGGQKQRVGIARALASRPKVLLSDEATSALDPETTRSILALLRQVNQELGLTVVLITHQMQVIKQVADRVAVIDAGRIVEQGPVLDVFTRPQQPITKSLIDEIVPQELPASVLDHVRHLASQLRAAGQGGVGQLLRLSYAGERAYQPILSRLIREHGLDLSILHGQIDEIQGQTFGSLAVYASGDAARLATAIAQLRAEGVVVQEVQASEESGA; this comes from the coding sequence ATGATCGATTTACGGGGTATCACCCAGATTTACCAGGGCTCGCAGGGGCCGGTGGAGGCGCTGCGCGGCATCGACCTGCACATCACGCCGGGCGAAGTGTTCGGCATCATCGGGCGCAGCGGCGCGGGCAAGAGCTCGCTGGTGCGCGTCATCAACCTGCTGAACCGGCCCACCCGGGGCGAGGTGATCGTGGCGGGGCGCGACCTGACCCGGCTCAATGATGCGCAACTGCGCGAGGCGCGGCGCGACATCGGCATGGTGTTCCAGCATTTCAACCTGCTGTCCTCGCGCACGGTGTTCGAGAACGCGGCCCTGCCGCTGGAGCTGGCGGGCATGGACAAGGCCGCCATTCGCGGCCGGGTCGATCCGCTGCTGGACCTGGTGGGCCTGTCGGCCCTGCGCGACCGCTATCCGGCGCAGATCAGCGGCGGGCAAAAGCAGCGCGTGGGCATCGCCCGGGCACTGGCTAGCCGGCCCAAGGTGCTGCTGTCGGACGAGGCCACCTCGGCCCTCGACCCGGAAACCACCCGCTCCATCCTCGCGCTGCTGCGCCAGGTGAACCAAGAGTTGGGCCTGACGGTGGTGCTCATCACCCACCAGATGCAGGTCATCAAGCAGGTGGCCGACCGCGTGGCCGTGATCGATGCCGGCCGCATCGTGGAGCAGGGCCCGGTGCTGGACGTGTTCACCCGGCCCCAGCAGCCCATCACCAAAAGCCTGATCGACGAGATCGTGCCGCAGGAACTGCCCGCCAGCGTGTTGGACCACGTGCGCCACCTGGCGTCGCAGCTGCGGGCCGCGGGCCAGGGCGGCGTGGGCCAGCTGCTGCGCCTGTCGTATGCCGGCGAGCGCGCCTACCAGCCCATCCTGTCGCGCCTGATCCGCGAGCACGGGCTGGACCTGTCGATCCTGCACGGGCAGATCGACGAGATCCAGGGCCAGACCTTCGGCTCGCTCGCGGTGTATGCCAGCGGCGACGCCGCGCGGCTGGCCACGGCGATCGCGCAATTGCGTGCCGAGGGGGTGGTGGTGCAGGAAGTGCAAGCGAGCGAAGAGAGTGGGGCCTGA
- a CDS encoding methionine ABC transporter permease yields MFENFSEMMLELFATSLWETVIMVGISGVVGALLGIPLGVFLRLTDRGGVLENGPLNKTVGWIVNAVRSTPFIILLVAIIPFTRLITGSSIGTAAAVVPLTLAAAPFVARLVEASLREVDNGLIEAAQAMGATTGQIVWKVLLPEALPGIVAGLTITFVSLTGYSAMAGAIGGGGLGDLGIRYGYQRFLPDVMLAVVVVLIFFVQAVQSLGDWAVRRLSHR; encoded by the coding sequence ATGTTCGAGAATTTTTCGGAAATGATGCTGGAGCTGTTTGCCACCTCGCTGTGGGAGACGGTCATCATGGTGGGCATCTCGGGCGTGGTCGGCGCGCTGCTGGGCATCCCGCTGGGCGTGTTCCTGCGGCTGACCGACCGCGGCGGCGTGCTGGAGAACGGCCCGCTGAACAAGACGGTGGGCTGGATCGTGAACGCCGTGCGCTCCACGCCGTTCATCATCCTGCTGGTGGCGATCATCCCGTTCACGCGGCTCATCACCGGCTCGTCCATCGGCACGGCCGCGGCGGTGGTGCCGCTGACGCTGGCCGCGGCGCCGTTCGTGGCGCGGCTGGTGGAAGCCTCGCTGCGCGAGGTGGACAACGGCCTGATCGAAGCAGCCCAGGCCATGGGCGCCACCACCGGGCAGATCGTCTGGAAGGTGCTGCTGCCCGAGGCGCTGCCCGGCATCGTCGCGGGCCTGACCATCACCTTCGTCAGCCTGACGGGCTACTCGGCCATGGCCGGCGCGATCGGCGGCGGCGGCCTGGGCGACCTGGGCATCCGCTATGGCTACCAGCGTTTCCTGCCCGACGTGATGCTGGCGGTGGTGGTGGTGCTGATCTTCTTCGTGCAGGCCGTGCAGAGCCTGGGCGACTGGGCGGTGCGTCGGCTGAGCCACCGCTGA
- a CDS encoding GNAT family N-acetyltransferase, with amino-acid sequence MPSHATSALDVDLPTVRALEERAFNAWPARQTVFHQGWVFRLSGGFTKRANSINALEPGMPFDGVREATQAIYASQGLRPVFRISPLVSASAEQSLQDAGYALFEPTWVMQAPLLEGAPPQPSVEIAQAPTAEWLDGFAAANGVAAAHHATHHAMVQSIALPCAFATVRQHGHAVGFGVGVRERGAVGLFDIVVAPGHRGQGHGRALVQALMQWGQAGGAGSAYLQVRGENATARRLYATLEFTDTYRYHYRVPAHPGSPP; translated from the coding sequence ATGCCCTCCCATGCCACCTCTGCTCTGGATGTCGACCTGCCCACCGTGCGCGCGTTGGAAGAACGCGCTTTCAATGCCTGGCCCGCCCGCCAGACCGTTTTCCACCAGGGCTGGGTGTTCCGCCTGTCCGGCGGTTTTACCAAGCGGGCCAATTCGATCAATGCGCTGGAGCCTGGAATGCCGTTCGACGGCGTGCGCGAGGCAACGCAAGCGATCTACGCCAGCCAGGGCCTGCGGCCCGTGTTCCGGATCTCGCCGCTGGTGAGCGCCAGTGCCGAGCAGTCGCTGCAGGACGCGGGCTATGCGCTTTTCGAGCCCACGTGGGTCATGCAGGCGCCTCTGCTGGAGGGCGCGCCGCCGCAGCCCTCGGTGGAAATCGCGCAGGCGCCGACGGCCGAATGGCTGGACGGGTTTGCCGCCGCCAACGGCGTGGCAGCGGCGCACCACGCCACGCACCATGCCATGGTGCAGTCGATCGCCCTGCCCTGCGCCTTCGCCACCGTGCGCCAGCATGGCCACGCCGTGGGCTTCGGCGTGGGCGTGCGCGAGCGCGGGGCCGTCGGCCTGTTCGACATCGTGGTGGCGCCCGGGCACCGAGGCCAGGGCCACGGGCGCGCGCTGGTGCAGGCGCTGATGCAGTGGGGCCAAGCGGGCGGCGCGGGGTCTGCCTACCTGCAGGTGCGCGGCGAGAACGCCACGGCCCGGCGGCTGTACGCCACGCTGGAGTTCACCGACACCTACCGCTACCACTACCGGGTGCCGGCGCACCCTGGATCCCCCCCTTGA
- a CDS encoding MetQ/NlpA family ABC transporter substrate-binding protein: MNKRFLLQSTLALALAAGFQTGALAQNKPLKIGVTAGPHAQIFEQVKKVAEKDGLKLQIVEFSDYVQPNAALASGDLDANSYQHKPYLDAQVKDRGYKLVSVGYTVNFPIGLYSKKVKKLEDLKEGAKFGIPNDPTNGGRVLLVLQDKGLIKLKEGAGLKATPLDVASNPKKLKFVELDAAQLARSLDDLDAAAVNTNFALSAGLNPAKDAIAQESAKSPYVNLIAVREADKDKPWVAKLVKAYQSEEIRQYIQTEFKGAVLPGF, from the coding sequence GTGAACAAGCGTTTCCTGCTGCAATCGACCCTCGCCCTGGCCCTGGCCGCCGGCTTCCAGACCGGCGCGCTGGCCCAGAACAAGCCACTGAAGATCGGCGTCACCGCCGGCCCGCACGCGCAGATCTTCGAGCAGGTCAAGAAAGTCGCTGAAAAGGACGGCCTCAAGCTCCAGATCGTCGAGTTCAGCGACTACGTGCAACCCAATGCGGCGCTGGCGTCCGGCGACCTGGATGCCAACAGCTACCAGCACAAGCCCTACCTGGACGCGCAGGTCAAGGACCGCGGCTACAAGCTCGTGTCGGTGGGCTACACGGTCAACTTCCCGATCGGCCTGTATTCCAAGAAGGTCAAGAAGCTCGAAGACCTGAAGGAAGGCGCCAAGTTCGGCATTCCCAACGACCCGACCAACGGCGGCCGCGTGCTGCTGGTGCTGCAGGACAAGGGGCTCATCAAGCTCAAGGAAGGCGCCGGCCTGAAGGCCACGCCGCTGGACGTCGCCTCCAACCCCAAGAAGCTGAAGTTCGTCGAACTCGATGCCGCCCAGCTCGCCCGCTCGCTGGACGATCTGGACGCCGCCGCGGTCAACACCAACTTCGCGCTGTCCGCCGGCCTGAACCCCGCCAAGGACGCCATCGCGCAGGAAAGCGCCAAGAGCCCCTACGTCAACCTGATCGCCGTGCGCGAGGCCGACAAGGACAAGCCGTGGGTCGCCAAGCTCGTGAAGGCCTACCAGTCGGAAGAAATCCGCCAGTACATCCAGACGGAATTCAAGGGCGCGGTGCTGCCGGGCTTCTGA